A section of the Oryza sativa Japonica Group chromosome 1, ASM3414082v1 genome encodes:
- the LOC4327623 gene encoding uncharacterized protein: MRRGGRSSRAPRRGGGCSSPAARRGEERAADRGRVQRRGRRVGAAPGHGDGAGRGQGALRRRCVRRRRRRWRRSSLGQPRRRRLRRARLAPRCRLHHVRRRRWRRLQRALHGIRPAAATRRMMTTTRRSNPARGTSSRPGRGARRSLSPPPTARASSTSASATSRSAPCTPCAVARERERRERERGRGEEGMTCGSHHYFKRKC; the protein is encoded by the coding sequence ATGCGCCGAGGCGGCCGTTCTTCGCGTGCGCCGCGGCGGGGAGGTGGGtgttcgtcgccggcggcacGACGAGGAGAAGAACGCGCTGCAGACCGCGGTCGCGTACAACGCCGAGGCCGACGCGTGGGTGCCGCTCCCGGACATGGCGACGGAGCGGGACGAGGCCAGGGGGCTCTACGTCGGCGgtgtgttcgtcgtcgtcggcggcggtggagacggaGCTCGCTCGGGCAgccacgacggcgccgcctccgccgtgcacGCCTTGCTCctcgctgccgcctccaccatgtacggcgtcggcggtggcggcggcttcaACGCGCCCTCCACGGCATTCGCCCGGCGGCCGCAACCAggaggatgatgacgacgacgaggaggagtaATCCGGCGAGGGGCACGTCCTCAAGGCCTGGGCGAGGAGCCCGGAGGagtctgtctccgccgccgactgcccgggcgagctccacctccgcctccgccaccagccGATCCGCGCCGTGCACGCCTTGCGCGGttgcgcgagagagagagagaagagagagagagaggggaagaggggaagaagggatgacatgtgggtcccaccattattttaaaagaaaatgctAA